A part of Neovison vison isolate M4711 chromosome 6, ASM_NN_V1, whole genome shotgun sequence genomic DNA contains:
- the LOC122908647 gene encoding 40S ribosomal protein S24-like, whose amino-acid sequence MNDTVTIRTRKFMTNRLLQRKQMVIDVLHPGKATVPKTEIREKLAKMYKTTPDVIFVFGFRTHFGGGKTTGFGIIYDSLDYAKKNEPKHRLARHGLYEKKKTSRKQRKECKNRMKKVRGTAKANVGAGKKK is encoded by the coding sequence ATGAACGACACAGTAACTATCCGGACCAGGAAGTTCATGACCAACCGACTACTTCAGCGCAAACAAATGGTTATTGATGTCCTTCATCCTGGAAAGGCAACAGTACCTAAGACAGAAATTCGGGAAAAACTAGCCAAAATGTACAAGACCACACCAGATGTCATATTTGTATTTGGATTCAGAACCCATTTTGGTGGTGGCAAGACAACTGGCTTTGGCATTATTTATGATTCCTTGgattatgcaaagaaaaatgaacccaaacaTAGACTTGCAAGACATGGTCTgtatgagaagaaaaagacctCAAGAAAACAGCGAAAAGAATGcaagaacagaatgaagaaagtCAGGGGGACTGCAAAAGCCAATGTTGGTGCTGGCAAAAAGAAGTGA